The Methylorubrum populi genome contains a region encoding:
- a CDS encoding VOC family protein — translation MEYLHTMVRVADLDRALAFYVDTFGLKEVRRVENEKGRFTLVFLAAPGDAARAESSKSPLIELTYNWDPEAYSGGRNFGHLAYQVDDIYAFCQRLRDAGVTINRPPRDGHMAFVRSPDGISIEILQKGGSKPPQEPWASMENTGSW, via the coding sequence ATGGAATACCTGCACACGATGGTCCGCGTGGCGGATCTCGACCGCGCGCTCGCCTTCTACGTCGACACCTTCGGTCTCAAGGAGGTCCGGCGGGTCGAGAACGAGAAGGGCCGCTTCACCCTCGTCTTCCTCGCGGCGCCCGGGGACGCGGCGCGCGCCGAATCGAGCAAGTCGCCCCTGATCGAGTTGACCTACAACTGGGATCCGGAGGCGTATTCCGGCGGGCGCAATTTCGGGCATCTCGCCTATCAGGTCGACGACATCTACGCCTTCTGCCAGCGGCTGAGGGATGCGGGCGTCACCATCAACCGCCCGCCGCGCGACGGGCACATGGCCTTCGTGCGCTCGCCCGACGGCATCTCCATCGAGATCCTGCAGAAGGGCGGCTCGAAGCCGCCGCAGGAGCCCTGGGCTTCCATGGAGAATACCGGAAGCTGGTGA